One Ailuropoda melanoleuca isolate Jingjing unplaced genomic scaffold, ASM200744v2 unplaced-scaffold8224, whole genome shotgun sequence genomic window, aaaatcttaaaaaaaaaaaaaaaaaaaaagaaaagatcttggTATAGGTCTGTAAACTAGACCTcagtgggtggatgggtgggtggagtGGAGTGAGGACCGTGGGTGCAGCCCCTGATCTTCTCAGGAATGAATTTCAGTCCAGAGCACAGGTAGCCAGTGACCTAGAGGGTGGGAATCAAGCCACAGAATGGGCAGCATATTGGCTGCTTCTGCCAGCCTGGCCTTAGCCATCTTTCCCTCTGGCCTGGCTAATTCTTCCCATCCACCCCTCACACCAGAGGAGTCCAGgttagagggaaagaaggaggagaaagagctgCCTCTGAAATGGCTTTGGCAGCCTGCACCTGGAGAGTATGGGTGGCATTTTCTTCAAATGGCACCCAGCAGGTTTTGAAAACTACACAGGTGTGTCTCCATGTCAGAGATCTATCAGCCTGTGGTGCTGGTCACAAGCAGCTCAGACCAATAGCAGGCACAGGGCTGTCCTGTTAACTCTCCCATCCCTGATGTCTATCACAGGGCTAACACGAAGCCAGCAGTGCATAAagattttctgaatgaatgaatgaatgaatgaatgaatgaatgaatgaatgggtctATAAGAAACCCCGGCTCAGAGAATTCGAGGGTTAGTCTCCTGATTACCAGGCCAATGTTCATTCTCATGATGAGGGTAGCTGCTCTCCATCTAAACCCCAAAAAGCCCCCTGTGGTCCAGGGCTCATGTGGGGCTCCCTAGCACATGAGGCATGCTCTACCCTCACCTCGTCCCAGCGCTGGGTCTCCACATGCAGCTGAACCAAGGACTTCAGGTCACCAATCTTCAGGTAGGTTTCAGCAGCATAGCCAGGGTTATCCAGTTTCTTGAAGTAGTAAGCACACATCAGCAGGGGCTCCCGCTCGGCCTTGTCCAATTTACGGGCAATGTCGATTAACCTGTAGAGGTAAAAGCACAGGGACGAGATGGACTCCTGTAACAGGAACCTGATGGAAGAAAGCAGCATGGGCTTTTGGGTAGTCTTGAGGGCAGGCTCCATGTCAATTCATGTTGATGTCCCCAGTGCCCAGTATGGTGCCATGGTCCCTGGTGCTCGACAGGTGgttattaaatgagtgaatatat contains:
- the LOC117800811 gene encoding intraflagellar transport protein 122 homolog, whose translation is MLITKQADWARNINEPKAAVEMYISAGEHVKAIEISGNHGWVDTLIDIARKLDKAEREPLLMCAYYFKKLDNPGYAAETYLKIGDLKSLVQLHVETQRWDEVRVEHASCAREPHMSPGPQGAFWGLDGEQLPSS